Proteins from one Deltaproteobacteria bacterium genomic window:
- a CDS encoding sigma-54 dependent transcriptional regulator has translation MIAPEKTILVVDDRINTLKVLMLFLADKGYRVLKASSGEEALSVFKQHTDTDINVVLADLKMPGMSGLELYRSMVRYGPTPPFVIMTAYASVETAIMALKEGVTDYLIKPLNYEELPIVLSNACRQAEMSLELASLRRQVKKESMFHGILGAASVMRDIFEMVRTVGPTDASVLITGETGTGKELLARALHSESGRRANPVVCINCAALTESLLEAELFGHAKGAFTGALADRTGRLESAHEGTLFLDEIGHMSLGLQSKFLRFLQDGIFQPVGDHRERKVNVRLVAATNVDLEEQIASGRFMSDLLYRIEVIPIRVPPLRERMEDIPLLAEHFVARYARRYLRAMEGISPEAMGRLMDYHWPGNIRELENCLARAVILSKKSFISPEDLPRKMGKPKPAGEELFGGQIRKGSSQGPTLRDMETDLIINTLKRCHGNKTLAAKILGISRKGLYEKMTRLGIRNTMDSRREMPE, from the coding sequence GTGATTGCGCCGGAAAAGACCATCCTTGTGGTGGATGACAGAATAAACACGTTGAAGGTGTTGATGCTGTTTTTGGCCGATAAGGGCTATCGCGTTCTGAAGGCCTCCAGCGGCGAGGAAGCGTTGAGTGTCTTTAAGCAACACACGGATACGGATATCAATGTGGTGCTGGCGGATTTGAAAATGCCGGGGATGAGCGGATTGGAGCTTTACCGCTCCATGGTCCGGTACGGCCCCACGCCCCCTTTTGTCATTATGACCGCCTATGCCTCGGTGGAAACGGCGATTATGGCCCTTAAGGAGGGCGTAACGGATTATCTGATCAAGCCCCTCAATTATGAGGAGCTTCCCATCGTCTTATCCAATGCATGCCGGCAGGCGGAAATGAGCCTCGAACTGGCGTCGTTGCGGCGACAGGTCAAAAAGGAGAGCATGTTTCACGGAATTCTCGGCGCCGCTTCGGTCATGCGGGATATTTTTGAGATGGTGCGTACGGTGGGCCCTACGGACGCATCCGTGCTCATCACCGGAGAGACCGGCACCGGAAAGGAACTCCTGGCCAGGGCGCTCCATTCGGAGTCCGGACGACGGGCAAATCCTGTTGTGTGCATCAATTGCGCGGCCCTTACGGAAAGCCTTCTGGAGGCGGAGCTGTTCGGGCATGCAAAGGGGGCGTTCACAGGGGCCTTGGCGGACAGAACGGGCCGGCTTGAATCGGCTCATGAAGGGACCCTGTTTCTGGATGAAATCGGTCATATGTCCCTGGGCCTCCAATCCAAATTCTTGAGATTTTTACAGGACGGAATTTTTCAACCTGTTGGGGATCACAGGGAAAGAAAGGTCAATGTGCGGCTGGTGGCCGCCACCAATGTGGACCTTGAGGAGCAAATCGCTTCCGGCCGGTTCATGAGTGATTTGCTTTACCGTATCGAAGTTATCCCCATTCGTGTCCCCCCTCTCAGGGAGCGGATGGAAGACATTCCGCTCTTGGCCGAACATTTCGTGGCCCGGTACGCCAGAAGGTATTTGCGGGCAATGGAAGGGATATCCCCGGAGGCCATGGGAAGGCTTATGGACTACCACTGGCCTGGCAACATCCGGGAACTTGAAAACTGCCTGGCCCGGGCCGTTATTTTGTCCAAAAAGTCGTTCATTTCTCCGGAAGATCTTCCCAGAAAAATGGGAAAACCCAAGCCTGCCGGCGAAGAATTGTTCGGTGGCCAAATCCGGAAGGGTTCCTCCCAGGGTCCTACCCTCAGGGATATGGAGACGGATCTGATCATCAATACCTTGAAACGATGTCATGGCAACAAGACGCTGGCCGCCAAGATTCTTGGAATTTCACGGAAAGGGCTCTACGAAAAGATGACGCGGCTGGGGATCAGAAACACCATGGATTCCCGAAGGGAGATGCCCGAATGA
- a CDS encoding phosphoribosylformylglycinamidine synthase subunit PurS, producing the protein MPFRLEIRLKHELTDAEGAGIRRNAREYFGFGVDDIRVIRVLTIDAQLNADQLARIQTEIFTNPVTEISSYAPMAHDFDWLIWIGLRPGVRDTAGSTAREAIEDLLGVPFKSGEAVYTSKLYELRGDLKEQQVRRIAGDLLANEVIQQWKIFSRNDWRPEEGIGFPVPKVMLDHSPEVNTLSIDSDEELKRISLERNLALQTRDIPVIRFYFMREDIRNERKKFGLDLPTDVELEYISQARSDHCNHNTFRGLFRYHDLSTGEKETVDSLFKSCIEAPTLKIKEEKDWVISVLWDNAGVGRFDNDHYYVITGETHNSPSNMEAYGGAITGIVGIYRDPLGTGKGAKLILGMYGYCVGHRDYQGDLTPHLHPRRLLDGIIEGVRDGGNKSGIPTPYGLLLFDESYTGKCLVFVTTMGIMPARIGGKSSHDKTTTPGDLIVMSGGRVGKDGIHGVTAASETYSEHTPAGHVQIGDPYTQKKMHDFLLEARDEGLIAFITDNGGGGLSSSVGESARFSDGCRVDLDKVPLKYEGLDQWEIWISESQERMTIAVQPTHIDRFMALSRKHSVESTVIGEYTDSGYLHLLYKGKTCAYIRMDLLESDFPQWEFDAHWVPPEIRGLAEPVISEPIDHGALLHAMLARPNLCSRNWIARQYDHEVQGTSVIKPLTGKQRDIPSDAAVIRPILESPRGLAVSQALNPFYSLVDTYHMTAATIDEAVRKVLAVGGDPDHLGGVDNFCWPTIEYDPVKNPDGRYKAGQLVRSNRALRDYCLAYGIPLLSGKDSMYIDGNLKGPFGERRKVSGLPTFLFTVSSVIEDIFTCVSMDSKFPGDIIYILGETRNELGGSEYYQLMGAVGLNVPKVVVPALWPQYKALHLAITDGLVSSCHAVSRGGLAVHLALTAMAGELGMDVDFSRIPGADALTPSQGLYSESCGRFIITVAPDRQERFESIFSNLNIGRIGTTTESPMFIIRGDAGVPLVRENIAELKGSWKRPFGELI; encoded by the coding sequence ATGCCCTTCAGGTTGGAAATCAGGCTGAAACATGAGCTGACAGATGCCGAGGGCGCCGGTATTCGGCGCAACGCAAGGGAGTATTTCGGATTCGGCGTGGACGATATCCGGGTGATCCGGGTCCTGACCATCGACGCACAATTAAACGCAGACCAATTGGCCCGGATCCAGACCGAAATATTCACTAATCCTGTTACCGAAATCTCCTCCTATGCCCCCATGGCACACGATTTCGACTGGCTGATCTGGATCGGATTGCGTCCCGGGGTGAGGGATACCGCCGGAAGCACGGCCAGAGAGGCGATTGAAGACCTTCTGGGCGTCCCGTTCAAATCGGGAGAGGCCGTCTACACCTCAAAACTGTATGAACTCCGGGGCGATTTGAAGGAACAACAGGTGCGTCGGATTGCAGGCGATCTGTTGGCAAATGAGGTGATCCAGCAATGGAAGATTTTTTCGCGGAATGACTGGCGGCCTGAGGAGGGCATCGGTTTCCCTGTTCCAAAGGTCATGCTCGACCACAGTCCTGAGGTCAATACTCTTTCGATTGACAGCGATGAGGAACTCAAAAGAATATCCCTTGAACGGAATCTCGCGCTCCAGACAAGGGATATCCCTGTTATCCGGTTCTACTTTATGAGGGAGGATATTAGAAATGAACGGAAAAAGTTCGGCCTCGATCTCCCCACAGATGTGGAACTGGAGTACATATCCCAGGCCCGCAGCGATCACTGCAACCACAACACCTTCAGGGGCCTTTTCAGATACCACGACCTCTCCACCGGTGAGAAGGAGACGGTTGACAGCCTCTTCAAGTCGTGCATCGAGGCCCCTACCCTCAAAATTAAGGAAGAAAAGGATTGGGTCATCTCCGTGTTGTGGGATAATGCCGGCGTGGGGCGGTTTGATAATGATCACTATTATGTAATTACCGGAGAGACCCACAACAGCCCCTCCAATATGGAGGCCTATGGCGGGGCCATCACCGGGATTGTCGGCATCTACAGGGACCCTCTGGGCACGGGAAAGGGGGCGAAACTGATCCTGGGGATGTATGGATATTGTGTGGGGCACCGGGATTATCAGGGCGACTTAACCCCCCACTTGCATCCCAGGCGCCTGTTGGACGGGATCATCGAGGGGGTCCGGGACGGGGGGAACAAGAGCGGGATACCCACCCCGTACGGATTACTCCTGTTTGACGAAAGCTACACGGGCAAATGCCTCGTCTTTGTAACCACCATGGGGATCATGCCGGCCAGGATCGGGGGGAAGTCTTCCCATGATAAGACCACCACCCCCGGGGATCTGATTGTCATGTCCGGGGGAAGGGTCGGCAAGGACGGCATCCACGGGGTAACCGCCGCGTCCGAGACCTACAGCGAACACACCCCGGCAGGTCACGTCCAGATTGGAGACCCCTATACCCAGAAAAAGATGCACGATTTTCTCCTGGAGGCCAGAGACGAAGGACTCATCGCGTTCATCACAGATAATGGCGGCGGTGGGCTCTCGTCCTCTGTGGGGGAATCCGCCCGGTTCAGCGACGGGTGCAGGGTAGATCTCGACAAGGTGCCTTTGAAATACGAAGGCCTGGATCAGTGGGAAATCTGGATCTCGGAATCCCAGGAACGGATGACCATTGCCGTCCAGCCGACCCATATCGATCGGTTCATGGCACTGTCCCGAAAGCATTCCGTTGAAAGCACGGTCATCGGGGAATATACGGATTCCGGATATCTTCATCTTCTGTACAAGGGGAAGACCTGCGCCTATATCCGAATGGATCTTCTGGAATCCGACTTTCCCCAGTGGGAGTTTGACGCCCACTGGGTACCGCCCGAGATCAGGGGGCTTGCGGAGCCGGTTATCAGCGAACCCATTGATCATGGGGCCCTCCTCCATGCGATGCTGGCCCGGCCCAATCTGTGCAGCCGCAACTGGATTGCACGTCAGTACGATCACGAGGTCCAGGGAACCAGCGTCATCAAGCCCCTGACAGGGAAACAAAGGGACATCCCCTCGGATGCGGCGGTTATAAGGCCCATCCTTGAATCCCCAAGAGGGCTGGCCGTTTCCCAGGCCCTCAACCCGTTCTATTCCCTGGTCGATACCTATCACATGACCGCGGCCACCATTGACGAGGCAGTCCGAAAGGTCCTGGCCGTGGGCGGGGATCCTGACCATCTGGGGGGGGTGGACAATTTCTGCTGGCCCACCATCGAATATGACCCGGTGAAAAATCCCGACGGCAGGTACAAGGCCGGTCAACTGGTCCGATCCAACCGGGCCCTTCGCGATTATTGTCTGGCCTATGGGATCCCGCTCCTTTCCGGAAAAGACAGCATGTACATTGACGGTAATCTGAAAGGCCCCTTCGGGGAGAGGCGAAAGGTCTCGGGTCTGCCCACTTTCCTGTTTACGGTATCGAGTGTCATCGAGGATATTTTCACGTGCGTATCCATGGATTCTAAATTCCCGGGAGACATCATCTACATCCTGGGCGAAACCCGGAACGAACTGGGCGGTAGTGAATATTACCAGCTGATGGGGGCGGTCGGCCTCAATGTCCCTAAAGTGGTTGTGCCGGCGCTATGGCCTCAATACAAAGCGCTTCACCTGGCCATAACCGACGGCCTGGTCTCATCCTGTCACGCGGTGTCAAGGGGGGGGCTGGCTGTGCATCTGGCGCTTACGGCCATGGCCGGCGAACTGGGGATGGATGTCGATTTCTCCCGGATCCCCGGTGCCGACGCGTTAACCCCGAGCCAGGGACTTTACTCGGAATCGTGCGGCCGATTTATCATCACGGTTGCCCCCGACCGGCAGGAACGGTTTGAATCAATCTTTTCCAATTTGAATATCGGCCGGATCGGGACAACCACTGAATCGCCGATGTTCATCATAAGGGGTGATGCAGGGGTGCCTCTTGTACGGGAAAACATTGCGGAATTGAAGGGTTCCTGGAAACGGCCGTTTGGAGAACTGATATGA
- a CDS encoding ABC transporter substrate-binding protein, whose product MSPSRRIIALFVTALCWMVPVAVDGSGEIILGAPTSLKSVEGSESLQAVRMAVAEINDAGGVNIGGRTHKFRLEPFDLKEVEPDSPTAEAVARLRAFIKEKRPHALVIGPFRSEVLLASMDFLAEEKIPTLECIAMSPAVDAKVLTHPKYRYIFRIGLSSKYLVAYLIQTMKLMRQKFGFEKVFILNQDVAWARSTAYLMLKLYLDGSGWRVLGQENFPAETRDFRKALARATAGRAQVILAVFDMPTSKNLVMEWHEMKPPALLCGFISPASGPDAWTAFHGGLEGVINVIFELGNLPSSKYPPAKAFYEAYKARYGHPIQAGHGPAPSYESVYILAQAFKRAGTLDPDRVATALEFTDRKGVMGRVVFHRGHQAIFGRNPEQEVLACVVQWKAPGKRVIVYPHRIAEGQMTLPSFMESAGHPR is encoded by the coding sequence ATGAGCCCCTCACGACGCATCATCGCCCTTTTTGTGACGGCGTTGTGTTGGATGGTGCCTGTTGCCGTAGACGGGAGCGGGGAGATCATCCTGGGCGCGCCCACCTCCTTGAAAAGCGTGGAAGGGTCCGAGAGTCTGCAGGCGGTCCGAATGGCCGTAGCGGAAATCAATGACGCTGGGGGCGTGAACATAGGCGGACGGACGCACAAATTCAGACTGGAACCCTTTGATCTCAAGGAGGTTGAGCCGGATTCCCCTACTGCCGAGGCCGTGGCGAGGCTTCGGGCATTCATAAAAGAGAAAAGGCCCCATGCCTTGGTCATAGGCCCCTTTCGTTCCGAGGTGCTTCTGGCTTCCATGGATTTTTTGGCTGAAGAAAAGATTCCCACCTTGGAATGTATCGCCATGTCTCCGGCGGTGGACGCCAAGGTCCTTACCCATCCCAAATACAGGTACATCTTTCGCATCGGTCTCAGCTCCAAATATCTCGTGGCGTATCTTATTCAAACCATGAAACTGATGAGACAGAAATTTGGTTTTGAAAAGGTGTTCATCCTGAATCAGGACGTGGCATGGGCCCGCTCCACGGCCTACCTGATGTTGAAACTGTACCTGGATGGGTCCGGATGGCGGGTTTTGGGGCAGGAGAACTTTCCTGCGGAAACAAGGGATTTCCGCAAGGCACTGGCCCGGGCAACAGCTGGCCGGGCCCAGGTTATCCTGGCGGTTTTTGACATGCCCACCAGCAAAAACCTAGTTATGGAGTGGCACGAGATGAAACCGCCAGCCTTGTTATGCGGCTTCATTTCACCGGCTTCCGGACCCGATGCCTGGACCGCTTTCCACGGCGGCCTGGAAGGGGTGATCAATGTCATATTTGAGTTGGGAAACCTCCCTTCATCCAAGTATCCTCCGGCCAAAGCCTTTTATGAGGCCTACAAAGCCAGGTATGGCCATCCCATTCAGGCGGGCCACGGACCGGCCCCAAGCTATGAATCGGTATATATTCTGGCTCAGGCCTTTAAGCGGGCCGGAACCCTGGACCCGGATCGGGTGGCAACAGCGCTGGAATTCACCGATCGAAAAGGGGTTATGGGACGCGTGGTTTTCCACAGAGGTCACCAGGCAATTTTCGGGCGGAATCCAGAACAAGAGGTCCTGGCCTGCGTGGTTCAATGGAAGGCACCCGGCAAACGGGTCATTGTTTACCCTCACCGCATCGCCGAGGGACAAATGACCCTTCCGTCCTTTATGGAATCCGCCGGGCATCCTCGCTGA
- a CDS encoding acyl-CoA thioesterase — protein MKTHTVDRKIMWGDLDSLGIVFYPRFYEWIDASGHLFFEAIGLTLGDMWRSRQILFGLAETSCRYKKPGRYHQEIRISTHVDGLSEKTVSLKHVITEHFTGTLLVEGYEKRICLDVSNPDNFRAIDIPADILAVLKDVMKD, from the coding sequence ATGAAGACACACACGGTTGACCGGAAGATCATGTGGGGAGATCTGGATTCCCTCGGCATCGTATTTTATCCCCGGTTCTATGAATGGATCGATGCATCGGGCCATCTCTTTTTCGAAGCCATCGGGCTGACCCTCGGTGATATGTGGCGCAGCAGGCAGATCCTCTTTGGCCTCGCAGAAACCTCCTGCCGATATAAGAAGCCGGGGAGATATCATCAGGAAATCCGGATCAGCACCCATGTGGATGGATTGTCTGAAAAGACAGTCTCCTTGAAACACGTTATCACGGAACATTTCACCGGGACCCTCCTTGTTGAGGGATATGAAAAGCGGATTTGCCTCGATGTCTCAAACCCGGACAATTTCCGCGCCATTGATATCCCGGCTGATATCCTGGCAGTGCTCAAAGATGTGATGAAAGACTGA
- a CDS encoding porin: MRKLFVLGMAALLLVAFAVPAMADVKIGGIIFTDFYYLDRDTANSTWRGYGGDSFTQTAIQVPNITRLYGRWTNEDNVGMYIEFGLGQGTGNTINSSSDNDFSAVVRHAYGWWDVNPMFTIMAGHSTTPFSPLNPSQLIGTRSGSVNIIGVGYGDFYSGRFAQVRGTFKFGKAARLEIALVDPNGTLAGGSYGPWTGQGGEAVGYQTNTKIPRIDISVPIYLGPVHLYPGFLYQHRTVDRLGTAYAGVDNSIDTWIGTLGAKLGLGPFGLSGEFNYGENWGNTRGLAGTSPSIIGGMASATLKNNGQIHDAETYSFWVELSYKFGPITPSLMYGQQKSENETAAGVDRDIRTQMWGISVPIDLAKGFRVRPELMWYDDGDDLGVDYGKYAIYGVQFQITF; this comes from the coding sequence ATGAGAAAACTATTTGTATTGGGTATGGCTGCCTTATTGCTGGTCGCCTTTGCTGTGCCTGCCATGGCAGATGTGAAAATCGGCGGTATCATCTTTACCGATTTCTATTATCTTGATCGGGATACGGCAAACTCAACCTGGAGAGGATACGGTGGAGATTCCTTTACCCAGACGGCCATACAAGTCCCCAATATCACCCGTCTGTACGGCAGGTGGACCAATGAAGACAACGTGGGCATGTATATTGAGTTTGGTCTGGGCCAGGGGACCGGAAACACGATAAATTCCAGTTCCGATAATGACTTCAGCGCTGTCGTGCGTCACGCGTACGGCTGGTGGGATGTCAACCCCATGTTCACGATTATGGCGGGTCATTCCACCACCCCCTTCTCACCCCTGAACCCCTCCCAGTTGATAGGGACAAGGTCGGGATCTGTCAACATCATCGGCGTGGGTTACGGTGACTTCTACTCCGGCCGTTTTGCTCAGGTCAGAGGTACCTTTAAATTCGGTAAGGCCGCACGGCTCGAGATTGCCCTGGTGGATCCCAATGGTACGCTCGCCGGCGGAAGCTACGGTCCCTGGACAGGTCAAGGCGGTGAGGCCGTAGGCTATCAAACCAACACCAAGATCCCAAGAATCGATATCAGCGTCCCGATCTATTTGGGACCGGTTCATCTCTACCCCGGTTTCCTGTATCAGCACAGGACCGTGGATAGACTGGGCACCGCTTACGCGGGTGTGGACAACAGCATCGATACCTGGATCGGTACATTGGGCGCCAAACTCGGACTCGGCCCCTTCGGGCTCTCCGGCGAATTCAACTACGGCGAGAACTGGGGCAACACCCGCGGCCTCGCCGGCACCAGCCCGTCTATCATAGGCGGTATGGCAAGCGCTACGCTGAAGAACAACGGTCAGATCCACGATGCAGAGACCTACTCCTTCTGGGTTGAGCTTTCCTACAAATTCGGTCCGATCACCCCGAGCCTGATGTACGGGCAGCAGAAATCGGAAAATGAGACCGCTGCCGGTGTAGATAGAGATATCAGGACACAGATGTGGGGTATCAGCGTCCCGATCGATCTGGCCAAAGGCTTCCGAGTGAGACCAGAACTGATGTGGTATGACGATGGTGATGATTTGGGCGTAGATTACGGCAAATACGCCATCTACGGTGTGCAGTTCCAGATCACCTTCTAA
- a CDS encoding phosphoribosylformylglycinamidine synthase subunit PurQ, with translation MRQIKALVLTGYGLNCDYETDYSLKLAGADSHRIHINELISGKSHPAEIRLSDYHILVLGGGFSWADDHGAGVLMATKMKHHLGEELNEFVQNGNLIIGICNGFQALVNMGLLPGFGDRCRERSVALTYNDSGNFIDTWVRLKADPESGGIFTRGISDLELPVRHGEGKFYAPREILEQLFLNHQVVLQYADDHGKAADGAWPFNPNGSLRDIAGICDATGRIFGIMPHPEAFNHFTNHPDWLRKKEALARQGETSLPNEGEGIQIFRNAVDYMRGA, from the coding sequence ATGAGACAGATCAAGGCCTTGGTCCTCACGGGCTACGGACTCAATTGCGATTACGAGACCGATTACTCGTTGAAGCTGGCGGGGGCGGATTCCCACAGGATACATATCAATGAACTGATCAGTGGCAAAAGTCATCCTGCTGAAATCAGATTATCCGACTATCATATCCTGGTGCTGGGAGGCGGGTTCAGCTGGGCAGATGATCACGGCGCCGGCGTGCTGATGGCCACCAAAATGAAGCATCATCTGGGCGAGGAACTGAATGAATTTGTTCAAAACGGCAATCTCATCATCGGTATCTGCAACGGCTTCCAGGCTCTGGTCAATATGGGCCTCCTTCCGGGCTTTGGGGATCGATGCCGGGAGCGGAGCGTTGCCCTGACCTATAACGATTCGGGCAACTTTATTGATACATGGGTCCGGTTGAAGGCCGACCCGGAATCCGGCGGGATTTTCACCCGGGGGATCTCTGATCTGGAACTCCCTGTGCGGCACGGCGAGGGAAAGTTTTATGCTCCCCGGGAGATCCTTGAGCAGCTCTTTCTGAATCACCAGGTGGTGTTGCAGTATGCCGACGACCACGGAAAGGCGGCCGACGGGGCCTGGCCCTTCAACCCCAATGGGTCGCTAAGGGATATTGCGGGGATCTGCGATGCGACCGGACGGATCTTCGGAATCATGCCCCATCCCGAGGCATTCAATCATTTTACCAATCACCCCGACTGGCTCCGAAAGAAGGAGGCCCTTGCGCGTCAAGGGGAGACGTCCCTTCCCAATGAGGGAGAGGGCATTCAAATCTTCCGCAATGCGGTCGATTACATGCGGGGGGCATAG
- a CDS encoding HAMP domain-containing protein, translating to MRIRISIFSKLLMFIIPMVCLPVAVVGYSSIKASVERVNRLVRQEQMVQVEAAANKIDDIFYNCRVDLTTISRSPVLAEYHLARLFRLEAEADFNRDNLRKLFEDILDRTPFYSGIRVLNEHGEKLIGVGGPGAVDPLDNQSRELFFGKTAGMRPTDVRFSELIHCRERKGFIVHCSKAFFTGWKEFAGVIVIDVDFERITRFIRSIRVGEEGYSFLIDREGKTLAHPLYGPYKYDARDGPDASLIHLSKDMASGDTGWKEYTFQGQKKVAAFAPIPTMNWSMAVTIPIEEFGKEAQAIRTNVIQLVVVTLLITLVGAFILSYHLLRPVRRLVTATNRLACGDLNQEIPVKSRDELGDLTGSFNRMVNNLSRIQKELVRSEKLISLGRLSAGVAHEIRNPLNAMKGAMVHLGQKWGHEPLIQQYTQLVGEEIDRLDRVVSEFLYFSKQAPPKLEAVDINEIILGTEELLARETQKRGVIFRNLLQPSLPLVRLDTHQMEQVLLNLFFNAMDSLTQGGEIEVGTLVMEIDNEKKLLVVIKDNGTGIRDKNLANVFDPFFTTKEDGTGLGLPLSLGIVEAHGGTIELDSRWGRGTQATIILPLTKNKEDIIT from the coding sequence TTGAGGATCCGCATTTCCATTTTCAGTAAATTGCTGATGTTCATTATCCCGATGGTATGCCTGCCTGTTGCGGTGGTTGGCTACTCATCCATTAAGGCATCCGTGGAAAGGGTCAACCGTCTGGTTCGCCAGGAACAAATGGTCCAGGTGGAGGCGGCAGCCAATAAGATAGATGATATTTTCTATAATTGCCGGGTGGATCTGACCACCATTTCGCGGTCTCCGGTCCTGGCTGAATATCATCTCGCCAGGTTGTTCCGTCTGGAGGCCGAAGCTGACTTCAATCGGGATAACCTTAGGAAATTGTTTGAAGATATTCTTGACCGCACCCCTTTTTATTCCGGAATACGGGTGTTGAACGAACATGGGGAGAAATTGATCGGCGTGGGGGGCCCCGGCGCCGTCGATCCCTTGGACAATCAAAGCCGGGAACTTTTTTTCGGAAAAACCGCGGGCATGAGACCGACAGACGTTCGTTTTTCAGAACTGATCCATTGCCGGGAACGGAAGGGCTTTATTGTCCATTGCAGCAAGGCATTCTTTACGGGTTGGAAGGAATTCGCCGGAGTTATTGTTATTGATGTTGATTTTGAAAGAATTACCCGTTTTATACGCTCCATCCGCGTGGGAGAAGAGGGATATTCATTCTTGATAGACCGTGAGGGAAAAACCCTGGCCCATCCTCTCTACGGGCCATACAAGTATGACGCCAGGGACGGTCCGGACGCAAGCCTGATCCATTTGTCCAAAGACATGGCCTCGGGTGACACCGGATGGAAGGAATACACGTTCCAGGGTCAAAAGAAGGTGGCGGCTTTTGCGCCCATTCCCACCATGAATTGGTCCATGGCCGTAACCATCCCCATTGAGGAATTCGGTAAGGAGGCCCAGGCCATCCGGACCAATGTTATTCAGTTGGTTGTGGTAACGCTCCTGATAACCCTTGTGGGGGCGTTTATCCTCTCATATCACCTTCTCAGGCCTGTACGCCGGTTGGTGACGGCCACGAACCGGCTGGCCTGCGGCGACCTGAACCAGGAAATTCCGGTGAAGTCCAGGGACGAATTGGGGGATTTGACCGGTTCCTTCAACCGCATGGTCAACAATCTTTCCCGGATACAAAAGGAGCTGGTGCGTTCGGAAAAACTCATTTCCCTTGGGCGACTGTCGGCCGGCGTGGCCCATGAGATTCGAAACCCGTTGAACGCAATGAAGGGCGCCATGGTGCATCTGGGACAAAAATGGGGGCATGAACCCCTGATACAGCAGTATACACAGTTGGTGGGCGAAGAGATTGATCGTTTGGACCGGGTGGTTTCGGAATTCTTGTATTTTTCCAAACAGGCCCCGCCCAAGTTGGAGGCCGTTGACATCAACGAAATCATTCTGGGAACCGAGGAGCTATTGGCCAGGGAGACGCAAAAAAGAGGCGTCATATTTCGAAATCTGTTGCAGCCGTCGCTGCCGTTGGTGCGGCTGGATACCCATCAGATGGAACAGGTTCTCCTTAATCTCTTTTTTAATGCCATGGATTCACTGACCCAGGGCGGTGAAATTGAAGTGGGTACGCTCGTCATGGAGATAGACAACGAAAAGAAGCTGCTGGTGGTGATCAAAGATAACGGCACAGGCATCAGAGACAAGAATCTAGCCAATGTCTTCGACCCATTCTTCACCACAAAGGAAGACGGTACGGGGCTGGGGCTTCCGCTCAGTCTCGGCATTGTTGAAGCTCATGGGGGGACCATTGAGCTGGACAGCCGGTGGGGTAGAGGGACCCAGGCGACCATCATTCTGCCGCTGACCAAAAACAAGGAGGACATCATAACGTGA